The nucleotide sequence GTATTCCGTATAGAAGATGTTATAAGCAAAAAAGTTTCCCTGTTGCCTTTTAGTCGCAGAGATTACTTTAAAGTGAGCCTGATCATTGGTAGACGTAAGATTCACTATGCAGATCAGAGCATAGAAATAAAAAAGCAGGCATTGTTGTTTTCCAGTCCACAGATCCCCTATAGTATGGAAATGCTGGACGATCAGCAGACAGGATATATTTCCATATTTACTTCTGCATTCTTTCATCACTTTGGCAATCCACAAGGCTACAAAGTATTTCAACCGGATGGCAACCATATCTTTGAATTATCAGATGAAGAATGTATGAAGGCATGTGCTATTTATGAAAAAATGCAGGATGAACTGGTTGCAGAATATCTGGAAAAATATGATGCGTTACGGGTTCTGGTGTTTGAGCTTCTGCTTAGCGCGATGAAGATGCATCCTGCTCCAAAAATAAAAAAGACAGAACCCAACGCTGCCCAGAGAATAGCTCTTCTGTTTCTGGAGCTATTAGAACGCCAGTTTCCTATTGATAACCCAAATCAAAGAGTAGCCTTACATACCCCTGCTGATTTTGCCGGGCAGATGTCTGTCCATGTGAATCATCTGAATAAGGCCTTACGGGAGACGACCGAAAAAACTACCTCTGGTATCATTGCCGAACGCATTTTGCAGGAAGCCAAGATACTTCTGAAAGGTACTCATTGGAACGTTTCAGAAATAGCCTATACACTAGGATTCAATGAGGCTACACATTTTAATAACTTCTTTAAAAAGCATCTTCAGATAAGCCCAACTCAATTTCG is from Xanthocytophaga agilis and encodes:
- a CDS encoding helix-turn-helix transcriptional regulator; protein product: MTQTLEDFYQEKFNWVPDTLRKDIGHFNVFRIEDVISKKVSLLPFSRRDYFKVSLIIGRRKIHYADQSIEIKKQALLFSSPQIPYSMEMLDDQQTGYISIFTSAFFHHFGNPQGYKVFQPDGNHIFELSDEECMKACAIYEKMQDELVAEYLEKYDALRVLVFELLLSAMKMHPAPKIKKTEPNAAQRIALLFLELLERQFPIDNPNQRVALHTPADFAGQMSVHVNHLNKALRETTEKTTSGIIAERILQEAKILLKGTHWNVSEIAYTLGFNEATHFNNFFKKHLQISPTQFRID